In a genomic window of Tissierella sp. Yu-01:
- a CDS encoding response regulator transcription factor, with amino-acid sequence MNFNILIVEDEKNILDVIKAYLIKENYNIYEAMDGKKALEIFNKEEIHLIILDLMIPVISGEEVCKRIRKTSDVPLIMLTAKSSEDNKIEGLDIGADDYVTKPFSTRELVSRVKALLRRSYKKDNKILNNKLSFDNGRLVVELDKMNVKKDGIILDLTANEFKILAVFINNPGLVLSREQLIEAAFGYDYEGFDRTIDTHIKNIRQKLEDNPKTPVYILTVYGVGYQFMPLLL; translated from the coding sequence TATTTTAATCGTTGAAGATGAAAAGAACATCCTTGATGTTATAAAAGCTTATCTTATTAAGGAAAATTATAATATTTATGAAGCCATGGATGGGAAAAAGGCTTTAGAGATATTTAATAAAGAAGAAATACACTTGATAATCTTAGATTTAATGATTCCAGTTATATCTGGTGAAGAGGTGTGTAAAAGAATTAGAAAAACATCTGATGTACCTTTAATAATGCTAACTGCAAAATCTAGTGAAGATAACAAAATTGAGGGTTTAGATATTGGAGCTGATGATTACGTAACAAAACCATTTAGTACACGGGAGCTTGTAAGTAGAGTTAAGGCTTTATTGAGAAGAAGTTATAAAAAAGATAATAAGATTTTAAATAATAAGCTAAGCTTTGACAATGGGAGACTTGTAGTAGAATTAGATAAGATGAATGTTAAGAAGGATGGCATAATTTTAGATTTAACTGCAAACGAATTTAAAATTCTAGCAGTTTTTATAAATAATCCAGGTCTAGTACTTTCTAGAGAACAACTTATTGAGGCGGCTTTTGGTTATGATTATGAAGGGTTTGATCGAACAATAGATACCCATATAAAAAATATAAGACAGAAGCTTGAGGACAATCCCAAAACTCCTGTCTATATATTAACTGTATATGGCGTTGGTTACCAGTTCATGCCTCTTCTATTGTAG